From the genome of Saccopteryx bilineata isolate mSacBil1 chromosome 6, mSacBil1_pri_phased_curated, whole genome shotgun sequence, one region includes:
- the LOC136307656 gene encoding defensin alpha 4-like gives MRTLALVAALLLLAFQAWAEPLRETADQVPTQDQPEAEDQDVAISFTEEERITREASGLRRVTVCTCRNGRCNGDERLSGSCRKNGLLYNLCCH, from the exons ATGAGGACCCTCGCCCTCGTTgctgccctgctcctcctggccttCCAGGCCTGGGCTGAGCCCCTGCGAGAGACAGCTGACCAAGTGCCCACCCAAGACCAGCCTGAGGCCGAGGACCAGGACGTGGCCATCTCCTTCACGGAAGAGGAACGCATCACTCGAGAAGCTTCAG GCCTTCGAAGAGTCACCGTCTGCACGTGCAGAAATGGCAGATGCAATGGAGATGAGCGTCTCTCTGGGAGCTGTAGGAAGAATGGCCTTCTATACAATCTTTGCTGTCACTGA